In Persicimonas caeni, a single window of DNA contains:
- a CDS encoding chemotaxis protein CheB, which translates to MGTETDTTAPSPAYTVVGIGASAGGLTALRELLEGMSSEAPVALFVVQHLDPSQHSQLPEILARSTDLRVVRAEDGASIEEHTVYVCPPGVELGVDEDLRLRLTPIDRDRRPPRPIDHLFSSLARHLGPRVAGIVLTGTGSDGTIGLRRIKQAGGLSIAQDPDTAEYRAMPASAIELGATNQILTISQMPAVLERFAELPTDLLEPTVSDAREVEPRTEPDDEALAQLSSLLAQTTQFTLDNCKRSTVRRRVVRRMALAGFEDFDRYMNTVSDDPREQQAIIDDLFIGVTEFFRDPETFEALRNEVIDPLVEQAAPATTLRVWVAGCASGEEAYSLAMLFIEALDKVPQKKLDLQIFATDIDPEAIEIARRGVFPPSIAEQVDEARLQRFFIAEHGAYRVRPQLRDHLSFAVHDLTEDPPFARMDLVSCRNVLIYLRPAAQQRVFELLHFALRDEGVLCLGASGAIARGKQLFKPLSERWKLYTKVPNNHRTSGLTLSAREPFRIPSSTSPSHRAPYPRRPGHTEMTDVQRALLDARVPPSLVVGAHGEILYSHGPLDPYLQFPQGAPRMELMSVLRPELTARVRSAVSRCRREAQTTKVTARPDADSTDRVEITVSPATQLGEGQLIATFEILAQADQAPVERLPPQDRPLVDQLERELQTTRQDLRNTVADLETANEELRAMHEESTAMNEELQSANEELEASSEELRSLNEELGTVNAELHHKVEHVEQINNDLSNFIASTQIATLFLDEQLHIKRVTPSACQLLRLSETVQGSYVGDIARELLQEGLVADAQVLLDRLEPREREIKLSDGRWVVRRVLPYLTDNRRIEGVVVTFIEITQLKQTTERLSAREHQQTVIAKLGLHALEEPDLEILLDQIVREVQQTLDTDMCKILELRPDQDELLLRAGVGWREGLVGRATVDTGRESQAGFTLRSSQPVIVDDLSREKRFSGPPLLHDHDVTSGISCTIRDGDGIYGIIGAHTRDRRKFTTEDTVFLQAIAAVIAAAIARHYSKTQLKLETDIAKTIASSGAIDDLFYQVHAKFDELLDVPVGELWWKESEEDVLTCRLESVQGSPLDEDCLYNFCRGEFRPGEGLIGRVFESSKPEWLTRLDAPSQFVRLDAAEQLGLQSGLAVPVIVADTVCGVMAFFSTEPLVPDAAFLQGLESTGRAIGEFVRRQRVEAAWRREEHRYAQIFEQVGVALWEEDFTQVKEAIDQMRASGIDDLEAHFKEHPEVVDELIAKVDIVDVNPETVRLFGACDKAQMLESLSQIALPETRRAFIAQFLALARGDTFLAADTRVQRLDGRPLDVTFTVRFPPSERELDRVLVSLMDITRLKRAEAQLREASQQKDNYLAMLGHELRNPLAAVRTAAETLHLLDGDNPKITRIQGILDRQTAHMAKLLDGLLDVSRIVRGKIALERDRVALDQLCRRVLDDRQHAIEERDLTLHTALPDEPIWIDADPVRLTQVVDNLVSNAVKYTEAPGQISVGLRAENDQAVLEVADTGVGIAAELLPHVFEPFRQAQQSLDRTAGGLGLGLALVERLVELHGGTVEAYSDGHGHGARFVVRLPRATSDEAKPRKRE; encoded by the coding sequence TTGGGCACGGAGACTGACACCACGGCGCCCTCGCCGGCATACACGGTTGTGGGCATTGGCGCCTCGGCGGGAGGATTGACGGCTCTGCGCGAGCTGCTCGAAGGCATGTCATCGGAGGCACCTGTCGCGCTTTTTGTCGTCCAGCACCTCGACCCGTCACAGCACAGCCAACTTCCCGAAATTCTGGCGCGGTCGACCGACCTGCGTGTCGTGCGCGCTGAAGACGGCGCCTCCATCGAAGAGCATACCGTTTATGTGTGCCCTCCCGGCGTCGAGCTCGGCGTCGATGAAGACCTGCGGTTGCGCCTGACTCCTATTGACCGCGACCGGCGCCCCCCGCGGCCTATCGACCACCTCTTCTCGTCCCTGGCACGCCACCTCGGCCCACGTGTCGCCGGAATCGTGCTGACAGGTACCGGCAGCGACGGCACCATCGGCCTTCGCCGGATCAAACAAGCGGGCGGCTTGAGCATCGCTCAAGACCCGGACACCGCCGAATACCGAGCCATGCCCGCCAGCGCCATCGAGTTGGGCGCCACCAATCAGATCTTGACGATCTCGCAGATGCCCGCCGTCCTCGAGCGCTTTGCCGAGCTGCCGACCGATTTGCTCGAGCCGACGGTCTCAGACGCCCGAGAAGTCGAGCCGCGCACCGAGCCTGACGACGAGGCTCTCGCGCAGTTGTCTTCGTTGTTGGCCCAGACGACTCAGTTTACCCTCGACAATTGCAAGCGCAGCACCGTGCGACGCCGCGTCGTTCGACGAATGGCGCTCGCCGGCTTCGAGGACTTCGACCGGTACATGAACACGGTGAGCGATGATCCTCGCGAGCAACAGGCGATTATCGACGATCTGTTTATCGGCGTGACCGAGTTCTTCCGCGATCCGGAAACGTTCGAGGCCCTCCGAAACGAGGTGATCGACCCGCTCGTCGAGCAGGCCGCCCCCGCAACGACGCTGCGCGTCTGGGTCGCCGGGTGCGCCAGCGGCGAAGAGGCCTACTCGCTGGCGATGCTCTTTATAGAAGCGCTGGACAAAGTCCCGCAGAAGAAGCTCGACCTGCAGATCTTTGCTACCGATATCGACCCGGAGGCCATCGAGATCGCCCGGCGGGGCGTCTTTCCCCCCAGCATTGCCGAACAAGTCGACGAGGCGCGGCTTCAGCGCTTCTTCATCGCCGAGCACGGGGCTTATCGGGTGCGCCCTCAGTTGCGAGATCACCTCTCGTTCGCGGTCCACGATCTGACCGAGGATCCGCCCTTCGCGCGCATGGACCTGGTGAGCTGCCGCAACGTGCTCATCTACCTTCGCCCCGCCGCCCAGCAGCGTGTCTTCGAGCTGCTCCACTTCGCCCTGCGCGACGAAGGCGTCCTCTGTTTGGGCGCTTCAGGGGCGATCGCCCGAGGCAAGCAACTCTTCAAGCCGCTCTCGGAGCGCTGGAAGCTGTACACCAAAGTACCGAACAATCACCGCACCTCGGGCCTCACCCTGAGTGCGCGAGAACCTTTCCGAATCCCGTCATCTACGTCCCCGTCGCATCGCGCCCCCTATCCCCGGCGACCGGGCCACACCGAGATGACCGACGTGCAACGAGCCCTGCTCGACGCACGCGTCCCGCCTAGCCTCGTGGTCGGCGCCCACGGCGAGATCCTCTACTCTCACGGCCCGCTCGACCCGTATCTGCAGTTTCCGCAGGGGGCGCCGCGCATGGAACTCATGTCGGTGCTTCGCCCGGAGCTGACGGCGCGGGTGCGTTCTGCGGTCTCGCGCTGCCGTCGCGAAGCCCAGACCACCAAGGTGACCGCGCGTCCCGACGCCGATTCGACCGATCGCGTCGAGATCACTGTAAGCCCCGCCACGCAACTGGGTGAGGGCCAGCTGATCGCCACCTTTGAAATCCTCGCCCAAGCAGATCAGGCGCCCGTCGAGCGGCTGCCCCCGCAAGACCGGCCGCTCGTCGACCAACTCGAGCGCGAGCTTCAGACCACGCGACAAGATCTGCGAAATACCGTCGCAGATCTCGAGACCGCCAATGAAGAGCTTCGCGCCATGCACGAAGAGTCGACGGCGATGAATGAAGAGTTGCAGTCGGCCAACGAGGAATTGGAGGCATCGTCCGAAGAGCTGCGCTCCCTCAACGAAGAGTTGGGCACTGTCAATGCCGAGCTGCACCACAAGGTCGAGCACGTCGAGCAGATCAACAATGACCTGTCGAACTTCATCGCCAGCACGCAAATCGCCACGCTATTTCTCGACGAGCAGCTGCATATCAAGCGCGTGACGCCTTCGGCCTGCCAACTTCTTCGCCTCTCCGAGACTGTCCAAGGAAGCTATGTGGGAGACATCGCCCGCGAGTTGCTCCAAGAAGGTCTAGTCGCTGACGCCCAAGTGCTCCTCGATCGTCTCGAGCCTCGCGAGCGCGAGATCAAGCTCAGCGACGGGCGTTGGGTCGTTAGACGCGTGCTGCCTTATCTGACGGACAATCGGCGCATCGAGGGAGTGGTCGTTACCTTCATCGAGATTACCCAGCTCAAGCAGACCACCGAGCGGTTGAGCGCGCGCGAGCACCAACAGACGGTTATCGCCAAGCTCGGGCTGCACGCGCTCGAGGAACCCGACCTCGAGATCTTGCTCGACCAGATCGTGCGCGAAGTGCAGCAGACGCTCGACACCGACATGTGCAAAATCCTCGAGCTTCGTCCCGATCAAGATGAACTGTTGCTCCGCGCAGGCGTGGGCTGGAGAGAGGGGCTGGTGGGCCGAGCCACCGTCGACACCGGACGTGAGTCGCAAGCCGGCTTCACTCTGCGCTCCTCACAGCCCGTTATCGTCGACGATCTGTCTCGTGAGAAGCGCTTCTCGGGCCCCCCACTGCTCCATGACCATGATGTGACCAGTGGCATCTCGTGCACCATCCGCGATGGCGACGGGATCTACGGGATTATCGGGGCACATACGCGTGATCGACGCAAGTTCACCACCGAGGACACCGTCTTCTTGCAGGCGATCGCGGCGGTGATCGCCGCCGCCATCGCCCGCCACTATTCCAAAACGCAGCTCAAACTCGAGACCGACATCGCCAAGACGATCGCCTCGAGCGGTGCAATCGACGACCTCTTTTATCAAGTCCACGCCAAGTTCGACGAACTGCTCGACGTTCCCGTCGGCGAATTGTGGTGGAAAGAGAGCGAAGAGGACGTGCTGACCTGCCGACTCGAGTCAGTCCAGGGCTCACCGCTCGACGAGGATTGCCTCTACAACTTCTGCCGTGGCGAGTTCCGCCCGGGTGAAGGCCTCATCGGGCGGGTCTTCGAGAGCAGCAAACCGGAGTGGCTCACGCGCTTGGACGCGCCCTCCCAATTCGTGCGCCTCGATGCGGCCGAGCAACTCGGATTGCAGAGCGGTTTGGCCGTCCCGGTCATCGTCGCTGACACTGTCTGCGGGGTCATGGCGTTTTTCTCGACCGAGCCCTTGGTACCCGACGCCGCGTTTCTGCAGGGCCTCGAGTCGACCGGACGCGCCATCGGAGAGTTTGTGCGCCGCCAGCGCGTCGAGGCGGCGTGGAGACGTGAGGAACACCGCTACGCCCAGATCTTCGAGCAGGTCGGCGTGGCCTTGTGGGAAGAAGACTTCACCCAGGTCAAAGAAGCGATCGACCAGATGCGAGCTAGTGGAATCGACGACCTGGAGGCTCATTTCAAGGAGCACCCCGAAGTCGTCGACGAGTTGATCGCCAAAGTCGACATCGTCGACGTCAACCCCGAGACCGTCCGCCTGTTCGGCGCGTGTGACAAGGCGCAGATGCTCGAGTCACTCTCTCAGATTGCCCTGCCCGAAACGCGGCGTGCGTTTATCGCGCAGTTCCTCGCCTTGGCTCGCGGCGACACCTTCCTCGCCGCCGACACGCGGGTGCAGCGCCTCGACGGACGTCCCCTCGATGTGACGTTCACCGTGCGCTTTCCGCCCTCCGAACGCGAACTCGACCGCGTCTTGGTCTCGCTCATGGACATTACCCGCCTCAAGCGTGCCGAAGCGCAATTGCGCGAGGCGAGCCAGCAGAAGGACAATTACTTGGCCATGCTGGGGCACGAGCTGCGCAATCCCTTGGCCGCCGTACGCACCGCCGCCGAGACCCTGCACTTACTCGACGGCGACAATCCCAAGATCACGCGCATTCAGGGAATCTTGGACCGTCAGACCGCCCACATGGCCAAGTTGCTCGACGGACTCCTCGACGTGTCGCGGATCGTGCGCGGTAAAATCGCGCTGGAACGCGACCGCGTCGCGCTCGATCAGTTGTGTCGACGCGTGCTCGACGACCGTCAGCACGCCATCGAAGAGCGCGATTTGACTCTGCACACCGCCCTGCCCGACGAGCCGATCTGGATCGACGCCGATCCCGTGCGGCTGACCCAAGTGGTCGACAACCTCGTCTCCAACGCGGTCAAGTATACCGAGGCCCCCGGTCAGATCTCGGTTGGCCTTCGCGCCGAGAATGACCAGGCCGTCCTCGAGGTCGCCGACACCGGTGTGGGCATCGCCGCCGAGCTCCTCCCCCACGTCTTCGAGCCGTTTCGCCAAGCCCAGCAAAGTCTCGACCGCACCGCCGGCGGCCTCGGCCTGGGCCTCGCCTTGGTCGAGCGGCTCGTCGAATTGCACGGCGGCACCGTCGAGGCCTACAGCGACGGCCACGGCCACGGCGCCCGTTTCGTCGTTCGACTCCCCCGGGCCACCTCCGACGAAGCGAAGCCCAGAAAAAGGGAATAA
- a CDS encoding DUF3341 domain-containing protein — protein sequence MGNNKDEKKEQEEQTPEEEEQQEEEELAATGSEASEDEESDADDDASDEESTEGDDASDQEDTTEDDESSEDASEETTSDEEDASDEDADEEVGAAGAAAPAEEADEDADEESEVAETEEQAEKEAADAEAGAADVEVDSTGEPISVHTLEGVAAFFEHPKHLLAAATYARDSDYEEFDAYSPFPIHGMDEAMGLGRSWIPWVTFGAGVTGFILANALQFGTMTFDWPMIIGGKPFAPWPSFVPIMFELTVLLAGVTTAVVMLKAAGCFKKPMIIDPSITDDRFVLWISAEDNKFNVDEVIDFLEDLNPLEVRKIVKDA from the coding sequence GTGGGTAACAACAAAGACGAAAAGAAAGAGCAGGAAGAGCAGACTCCCGAAGAAGAAGAGCAACAAGAGGAAGAAGAGCTGGCTGCGACCGGCTCCGAAGCCTCCGAAGACGAGGAGTCCGACGCCGACGACGACGCTTCCGACGAGGAAAGCACCGAGGGCGACGACGCTTCCGACCAAGAAGACACGACCGAGGACGACGAGTCGTCCGAAGATGCCTCCGAGGAGACGACTTCTGACGAAGAAGACGCTTCCGACGAGGACGCCGACGAAGAAGTCGGTGCCGCAGGCGCCGCCGCTCCGGCCGAAGAGGCCGACGAGGACGCCGACGAGGAGAGCGAAGTGGCTGAGACTGAAGAGCAAGCCGAAAAAGAGGCCGCAGACGCCGAAGCAGGCGCGGCCGACGTCGAGGTCGACTCGACCGGCGAGCCGATTTCGGTGCACACGCTCGAGGGCGTCGCCGCCTTCTTCGAGCACCCCAAGCACCTCTTGGCCGCCGCGACATATGCACGTGACTCCGATTACGAGGAGTTCGACGCCTACTCGCCCTTCCCCATCCACGGGATGGACGAAGCGATGGGCCTGGGTCGCTCCTGGATTCCCTGGGTGACCTTCGGCGCCGGCGTGACCGGCTTCATCTTGGCCAACGCGCTGCAGTTCGGCACGATGACCTTCGACTGGCCGATGATTATCGGCGGCAAGCCTTTTGCCCCGTGGCCGTCGTTCGTGCCCATCATGTTCGAGCTGACCGTGCTTTTGGCTGGTGTGACCACCGCGGTGGTTATGCTCAAGGCAGCCGGCTGTTTCAAAAAGCCGATGATCATCGACCCCAGCATCACCGACGACCGGTTCGTGCTGTGGATCTCGGCCGAAGACAACAAATTCAACGTGGACGAAGTCATCGATTTCCTCGAAGACCTCAATCCGCTGGAAGTCCGCAAGATCGTCAAGGACGCGTAA
- a CDS encoding 4Fe-4S dicluster domain-containing protein, with amino-acid sequence MSKKPNASDLPRHAKTDPGAEITMRSRQDGGVTVSFSDGSDDLNVSRREFMRISGVAAATAAMAGAACRNPKEYVSPYVDRPEEIRIGKGNYYATVCSGCSTGCGVLVETRAGRPIKIEGNPDHPVSRGGTCARGQASYRRLYDPDRQKSPLKVSQDDRHQELDWKTLDQEVINSLGKVKQGGSVGILTTTLTGSAQAALIDQITGAVANAKHYTYDPLNSQALTMASELAYGNAHVPHYRIDQADVIVSLGSDFLGTWLSPVEFTKMFSSRRNLADFEYGEKHDQTPDMSRLVAFEGYLTLTGANADDRYRVRYTDLPYVALALANVVAQKSPAGNSAIRGALKAFTPEAVAKTTGVPADVFNKLGAELLQNQGKSLIIAGGNASATDNGIELETAVALLNFLLGNVGKTVERDRPSRQVAGGFGDLATLVEDIEAGNVDVLIIDRANPVYSAPPELKIAEAIDKVPMVISTSDRVDETAVLADYLATGTHELEAWGDSNPFAGVYSIQQPAIRPLYETRAFEESLMVWFGQSGLVPALEPFLKAPDAPNTNRPGNAPTHDAGAWYRFLRNHWQQDLFPKADTFADFDAFWESVLREGVWVQSTYQPKPANMNVAAALQALPKQLPKPKTRKPGDLGSKELHMFASIPLGDGRLANDGHLQELPDPISKHTWGSYVLVSPKTFNDAGLELGDIISITVKNAGQTYTHNFPVIMQPGMHDDVVAIPLGYGRTRAGVVGSDIGANGFEFSTVVEKRQILSGLEAALKNTGENEELSIPQGGHVIDLHKRPYMASTTLAAYQKDPEAGVHAHPPLKDLWEDHDYGNLKWGMSIDMTKCTGCNACVTACQEENNVPVVGRQGVIEGREMHWLRIDRYYMLPKTDEVHEERHSPVGDPMYAEHPYIAFSKYMDNPRVLMQPMLCQHCENAPCETVCPVAATMHSSDGLNQMAYNRCVGTRYCANNCPYKVRRFNWYNYSEDRSDFFLARIFPEMEEHARLNVEEPLPLGMNPDVLVRSRGVMEKCTFCVQRIRQAKWQVQREGRSELRDGDVVTACQQACPADAIKFGNLLDDQAVVAKDHRSPRAVSPLEEVGTESSIAYLSSVWNTDTDKA; translated from the coding sequence ATGAGTAAGAAGCCTAACGCCTCCGATCTCCCGAGACACGCCAAGACTGACCCCGGCGCGGAGATCACCATGCGCTCCCGCCAAGACGGCGGGGTGACGGTCAGCTTTTCGGATGGTTCCGATGATCTGAACGTGTCGCGTCGCGAGTTCATGCGCATCTCGGGTGTCGCAGCAGCCACCGCCGCCATGGCGGGCGCTGCATGCCGCAACCCCAAAGAGTACGTCTCCCCTTACGTCGACCGGCCCGAAGAGATCCGTATCGGCAAAGGGAACTACTACGCCACGGTCTGCTCGGGTTGCTCGACCGGCTGCGGCGTGCTCGTCGAGACGCGCGCGGGTCGCCCCATCAAGATCGAGGGTAACCCGGACCACCCGGTCAGCCGCGGTGGCACGTGTGCGCGAGGCCAAGCCTCCTACCGTCGCCTGTACGACCCGGATCGGCAGAAATCGCCGCTCAAGGTCAGCCAGGACGACCGTCACCAAGAACTCGACTGGAAGACGCTCGACCAAGAGGTGATCAACTCCCTCGGCAAGGTCAAGCAAGGCGGCAGCGTCGGCATCTTGACGACCACGCTGACCGGCAGCGCGCAGGCCGCGCTCATCGACCAGATCACCGGTGCGGTCGCCAACGCCAAGCACTACACCTACGACCCGCTCAACTCGCAGGCGCTGACCATGGCCAGCGAGTTGGCCTACGGCAACGCCCATGTGCCCCACTATCGCATCGACCAGGCGGACGTCATCGTCTCGCTGGGCAGCGACTTCTTGGGCACCTGGCTGTCACCGGTCGAGTTCACCAAAATGTTCTCGAGCCGGCGCAACCTGGCCGACTTCGAGTACGGTGAAAAGCACGACCAGACCCCCGACATGTCGCGCCTGGTCGCCTTCGAGGGTTACCTGACCCTGACGGGCGCCAACGCCGACGACCGCTACCGCGTTCGCTACACCGACCTGCCCTACGTGGCGCTGGCCCTGGCCAACGTCGTCGCGCAGAAGAGCCCGGCCGGTAACTCCGCGATTCGCGGCGCGCTCAAGGCGTTCACGCCCGAGGCCGTCGCCAAGACGACCGGCGTGCCCGCCGACGTGTTCAACAAGTTGGGCGCCGAGCTGCTGCAGAATCAGGGCAAGAGCCTCATCATCGCCGGCGGCAACGCCAGCGCGACCGACAACGGCATCGAGCTCGAGACCGCCGTCGCCCTGCTCAACTTCCTTTTGGGCAACGTGGGCAAGACCGTCGAGCGCGACCGCCCGAGCCGTCAGGTAGCCGGTGGATTCGGCGATCTGGCCACCTTGGTCGAGGACATCGAGGCCGGCAACGTCGACGTGCTCATCATCGACCGCGCCAACCCGGTCTACTCGGCTCCGCCCGAGCTCAAGATCGCCGAGGCCATCGACAAAGTTCCGATGGTCATCAGCACCAGCGACCGCGTCGACGAGACGGCGGTTCTGGCCGACTACCTGGCCACCGGCACCCACGAACTGGAAGCCTGGGGCGATTCGAACCCCTTCGCAGGCGTGTACTCCATCCAGCAGCCGGCGATTCGGCCGCTGTACGAGACCCGCGCTTTCGAAGAAAGCCTGATGGTCTGGTTCGGCCAAAGTGGACTCGTTCCCGCGCTCGAGCCCTTCTTGAAGGCTCCCGACGCACCGAACACGAACCGTCCGGGCAACGCCCCGACCCACGACGCCGGCGCTTGGTACCGCTTCCTGCGCAACCACTGGCAGCAAGACCTGTTCCCGAAGGCCGACACCTTTGCTGATTTCGACGCCTTTTGGGAGTCGGTGCTTCGCGAGGGTGTCTGGGTGCAGTCGACCTACCAGCCCAAGCCGGCCAACATGAACGTGGCGGCAGCCCTTCAGGCGCTTCCCAAGCAGCTTCCCAAGCCCAAAACCCGCAAGCCGGGCGACCTGGGCAGCAAAGAACTGCACATGTTCGCCAGCATTCCGCTGGGCGACGGTCGCCTTGCCAACGACGGCCACCTCCAGGAGCTTCCCGACCCGATCAGCAAGCACACCTGGGGCTCGTACGTCTTGGTCAGCCCGAAGACCTTCAACGACGCCGGTCTCGAGCTGGGCGACATCATCAGCATCACGGTGAAGAACGCCGGCCAGACCTACACGCACAACTTCCCGGTGATCATGCAGCCCGGCATGCACGACGACGTCGTGGCCATTCCGCTGGGTTACGGACGCACTCGCGCCGGCGTGGTCGGCTCCGATATCGGCGCCAACGGCTTCGAATTCTCGACGGTCGTCGAGAAGCGCCAGATTCTGTCGGGCCTCGAAGCCGCCTTGAAGAACACCGGCGAGAACGAAGAACTGTCGATTCCGCAGGGCGGGCACGTCATCGACCTGCACAAGCGCCCCTACATGGCATCGACGACCCTGGCCGCCTACCAAAAGGACCCGGAGGCGGGCGTGCACGCGCACCCGCCGCTCAAGGACCTGTGGGAGGACCACGACTACGGCAACCTCAAGTGGGGCATGTCCATCGACATGACCAAATGCACCGGCTGCAACGCCTGTGTGACCGCTTGTCAGGAAGAGAACAACGTGCCGGTGGTCGGACGCCAAGGCGTCATTGAAGGCCGCGAGATGCACTGGCTTCGCATCGACCGCTACTACATGCTCCCCAAGACCGACGAGGTCCACGAGGAGCGGCACAGTCCAGTCGGCGATCCGATGTACGCCGAGCATCCGTACATTGCCTTCTCCAAATACATGGACAACCCGCGCGTGCTGATGCAGCCGATGCTGTGCCAGCACTGCGAGAACGCCCCTTGCGAGACGGTCTGCCCGGTCGCGGCGACCATGCACAGCTCCGATGGCCTCAACCAGATGGCCTACAACCGCTGTGTCGGTACCCGCTACTGCGCCAACAACTGTCCGTACAAGGTGCGTCGATTCAACTGGTACAACTACTCCGAAGACCGCAGCGACTTCTTCCTGGCCCGGATTTTCCCGGAGATGGAAGAGCACGCACGACTCAACGTCGAGGAACCCCTGCCCCTGGGCATGAACCCCGACGTGTTGGTGCGCAGCCGCGGTGTCATGGAGAAATGCACCTTCTGCGTGCAGCGCATCCGACAGGCCAAATGGCAGGTCCAGCGCGAAGGCCGCAGCGAACTACGCGATGGCGACGTCGTCACCGCCTGTCAGCAGGCGTGCCCGGCCGATGCCATCAAGTTCGGCAACCTGCTCGACGACCAGGCCGTGGTGGCCAAAGATCACCGCTCGCCGCGCGCTGTATCTCCGCTGGAGGAGGTCGGCACCGAGTCGTCGATCGCCTACCTGTCGAGTGTCTGGAACACCGACACCGATAAGGCTTAA
- a CDS encoding cytochrome c3 family protein: MHVPMKTRFLSALGILVLALLIGFAACVNPREGYAPEQPIAFSHQLHAGVNQIPCQYCHVSVGESHKASIPGVNTCMNCHSQVSGRTPEGKREIQKIRNAWKTGDPIDWVKVHDLPDHVRFSHQPHIMAGKDCTECHGQVNTMDVVATQNELNMGWCVNCHRQPENNAPIECFTCHY, from the coding sequence ATGCATGTTCCCATGAAGACCCGCTTCCTCTCCGCACTCGGAATCCTCGTTCTCGCGCTGCTTATTGGCTTTGCCGCGTGTGTTAACCCTCGTGAGGGATACGCACCCGAGCAGCCAATTGCGTTCAGTCACCAACTGCACGCAGGCGTCAACCAGATTCCGTGCCAATATTGTCACGTGAGCGTCGGCGAGAGCCACAAGGCCTCGATTCCCGGCGTGAACACCTGCATGAATTGTCACAGCCAGGTCTCCGGGCGTACCCCCGAGGGCAAGCGCGAGATCCAGAAGATCCGCAACGCTTGGAAGACCGGCGACCCGATCGACTGGGTCAAAGTTCACGACCTTCCCGACCATGTGCGCTTCAGTCACCAGCCCCACATCATGGCTGGCAAAGACTGCACCGAGTGCCACGGTCAGGTGAACACGATGGACGTGGTGGCCACGCAAAACGAGCTCAACATGGGCTGGTGCGTCAACTGCCACCGGCAGCCTGAGAACAACGCGCCCATCGAGTGCTTCACCTGCCATTATTGA
- the nrfD gene encoding NrfD/PsrC family molybdoenzyme membrane anchor subunit, giving the protein MESSELTGLPHYHEGEGPLGGPKGKREPLVTGNKTYSDVSDDVAIHTERFPTKMWWAAFIPSVLLLLVFLAGLAFDVLVGVGTTGINHPVGWGVFIVTFVFWIGIGHAGTLISAILFLFNQTWRTAINRSAEAMTIFAVMTAGIFPLMHTGRPWFAYWLFPLPNGRGPLWVNFNSPLLWDVFAVSTYATISIVFWYIGLIPDLATLRDRAKHPLRKKLYGVLSLGWTGGNRAWRHYESAYLMLAGLATPLVLSVHTIVSFDFAVSVIPGWHTTIFPPYFVAGAIFSGFAMVLTLTIIMRVVFDLKDYITMNHIEAMAKVVLLTSMVVGIAYATEFFIAYYSGTTGERYHFGNRMFGPYMWSAILMYGPNVLCPQLLWFKKIRRNIPVLFVLSILINVGMWFERYVITVSSLHRDYLPSSWGVYNFKMTDFMLLWGSFGMFMTLFLLFCRVLPTITIFEVKAVMNHDKAVDLARERRKEATRG; this is encoded by the coding sequence ATGGAAAGTAGCGAACTCACCGGACTACCGCACTACCACGAGGGCGAAGGCCCCTTGGGTGGCCCGAAGGGCAAACGCGAGCCGCTGGTAACCGGCAACAAGACCTACAGCGACGTCTCAGACGACGTGGCTATTCACACCGAACGCTTCCCCACCAAGATGTGGTGGGCGGCGTTCATCCCCTCGGTCTTGCTTTTGCTGGTCTTCTTGGCCGGCCTCGCCTTCGACGTCCTCGTGGGTGTCGGCACCACCGGCATCAACCACCCGGTCGGCTGGGGTGTCTTCATTGTCACCTTCGTCTTCTGGATCGGTATCGGTCACGCAGGAACGCTGATTTCAGCGATTTTGTTCCTGTTCAATCAGACCTGGCGAACGGCAATTAACCGTTCTGCGGAGGCCATGACCATCTTCGCGGTCATGACGGCGGGTATCTTCCCGCTGATGCACACCGGTCGGCCCTGGTTTGCCTACTGGCTGTTCCCGCTCCCCAACGGGCGTGGACCGCTGTGGGTCAACTTCAACTCGCCGCTGTTGTGGGATGTCTTCGCCGTCTCGACCTACGCCACGATCTCGATCGTGTTCTGGTACATCGGCCTGATTCCCGACTTGGCCACCCTTCGTGACCGCGCCAAGCACCCGCTGCGCAAGAAGCTTTACGGCGTGCTCAGCTTGGGTTGGACCGGCGGCAACCGCGCCTGGCGTCACTACGAGTCGGCCTACCTGATGCTGGCCGGCCTGGCGACTCCGCTGGTTTTGTCGGTGCACACCATCGTTTCGTTCGACTTCGCCGTCTCGGTCATTCCGGGCTGGCACACCACGATTTTCCCGCCCTACTTCGTCGCTGGAGCTATCTTCTCCGGCTTCGCAATGGTGCTCACGCTCACGATCATCATGCGTGTGGTCTTCGACTTGAAAGACTACATCACGATGAACCACATCGAGGCGATGGCCAAAGTCGTGCTGCTGACCAGCATGGTCGTCGGCATCGCGTACGCCACCGAGTTCTTCATCGCTTACTACTCGGGCACCACCGGCGAGCGCTATCACTTCGGCAACCGTATGTTCGGCCCCTACATGTGGTCGGCGATTCTGATGTACGGCCCCAACGTCTTGTGCCCGCAACTGCTGTGGTTCAAGAAGATTCGCCGTAACATCCCGGTGCTGTTCGTCCTGTCGATTCTCATCAACGTCGGCATGTGGTTCGAGCGCTACGTCATCACCGTGTCGTCGCTGCACCGTGACTATCTGCCGAGTTCGTGGGGCGTATACAACTTCAAGATGACAGACTTCATGCTCCTTTGGGGCTCGTTCGGCATGTTCATGACGCTGTTCCTCTTGTTCTGCCGCGTACTGCCGACCATCACCATCTTCGAGGTCAAGGCAGTCATGAACCACGACAAGGCCGTCGACCTGGCCAGAGAGAGGAGGAAGGAGGCCACCCGTGGGTAA